The DNA window TTTGGACTTTAATCAGGATAATCATCACTCCGCCCACCCAATAATAAACCGGTGCACCCCAGGCTGTTTTTTCCGACCAAGTGTAGTGCCACAGCATCAGTATTAGAGCTAGGTAAACAAGGTTATGCAGTGTTTGCCAGCGGCGACCGAGTTTGCGCCGGATGGCGTTGGGGGAGGTGATGGTTAAAGCGAGCAAAATGAGTAGGGCACTAAAGCCAATCGTAATATAAGGGCGTTCGGCTATGGTTGCGCCAAGTTGGCTGAGGTTGAGACCCAAAATAAAGATGGCGAAGGTGAGAAAATGACACAGCGCGTAAACAAAGGTGTAGACGCCGATTAAACGGCGAAAACGTATCAGCTCACCACCGAAATACCGGCTCAATGGGGAAATCATCAGGGTGATAAGCAATAAGTTTATCGCGCCAAAACCGGTAAAATGTAGCAGCCCAGCAACCGGATCAGCACCCAACTCATCTTGCACGCCGAGCCAAAAGGTTAAGATGAGCCAACCAGCGGCGACAAAATGAATCAGGCTCTTGGCCGTGACTCTTTGCCATGAAGTGAGCTTTAAGGTCCAACGCATTGCCATATCAGTAGAATTTCCTTAAATCCAAGTTGCTATACAAGCTCGCGACTTCGCTATAGCCATTAAAAAGCTGCGTATCGATGCGTTTCGTCGAGAGCAAACCGCCTGCGGTAATGCGCCTTTCGGTTTTTTGGCTCCAACGCGGATGATCAACTTCAGGGTTAACGTTAGCGTAAAACCCGTATTCATTGGGGGCGAGTTCGTTCCACGTTGAACGAGGCTGTTTGTCGGTCAAGCGAATGCGCACAATGGATTTGATATTCTTAAATCCGTATTTCCAAGGCACCACAAGGCGAATCGGCGCGCCGTTTTGTGGCATTAAGGTTTTGCCATACAGACCCACGCTCATCAAGGTTAAAGGGTGCATTGCCTCGGCAAGCGTTAACCCCTCAACATAAGGGTAATCTAAGCCGCCGCCGACAAAGCGACTAGCTTGTCCAGGCATCTGTTTAGGGTCGAACAGGGTTTCAAAGGCAACATACTTGGCCGATGACAGGGGATCGGCTTGCTTAATTAATTCGCTCAGCGGAAAGCCAATCCACGGAATCACCATTGACCAAGCTTCAACGCAGCGCAGGCGATAAATACGTTCTTCAAGTGGGAAGCGTTTAACCAAATCATCGTAACTGAGCTTAATGGGACGACTCACCAAACCGTCGATATCGAGTGTCCAAGGGTCCACTTTAAACGCCTGTGACATCTTGGCTGGATCTTCCTTGCTGGTACCAAATTCATAGAAATTGTTGTAGGTCGTCACTTTTTCGTAAGGCGTCAGGGTTTCTTGCGAACCGTACTTTTCCGGTTTTGCAAAGCTCAGTGGTTGAGTAACGAATGGGCTGGTAGGCGTCTCTTCCGTTTTATTAAATAGGCTAAAGGCTTGGCTGCTGGTGGGCAGCAAGCTACCAAGGCCGATAAAACCTAAGGATTTTAAGAGTGTTCTGCGTTGCAAATAGACGTGTTCGTCGGTGACATCGCTTTCGGTTAGTTTGACGCTGGGCTGAAAACGCTTTTTCATAACACTCCTCACTGAATGCTTCATTTGGGTTCAATGCTTATTAGACGTAGACAACGCGTTAACCATTACAGTTGCAACGAAAAAAGTTTAATCAACGTTGTTTTGCTTTCCTTGACTCATCAAGCTTAGAAGAAAGTGAGCTTGTTGTACGTAAAAGGCGACAAGTTAGAGTTTGATCCTGCCACTTTGCGGCTTAGTAGAGAGTTACAGCGCACGGCCTATTTTCACCTGCAATTTAAATATTTAATCCTAAAGGGCTTAAGGTAGAGTGATAAATCATGTGTGTCTCATCGCTATTGGGTGAAATGAATGGCTTTCACACTCTGAGGCACCAGATGAACTTGGTTAAAGGATTAACCAAATAGACGTTTTACTTTTGCTGCTTTGGGCTGATGAAACCAGCTCTGAACATGCGGCCACCGTCAGCGAATACACAAGGAATGTGTTATGAAATGGATACTGGCTTATTTTGATCTTTGCCTCCCTTCTGGGCAATGGGGTTTACAAAGTACGCATCGTCATGCAGGGGACGAAATGCTGTTTTGGGCATAGTGAAATCGAGAAAAGGCGTGATGCTAGTTTCTGGGTGAGGTGATTAAAATTCGAGCTGAGTGGCAAATTTTATCTTATTGAATCGATAGAATAATTGTCATCTCGCCTTTTGTTCACCTAATGTTGAGTCTTCGCTATGAATCAGTTTCTTGGCCCACTATCGTTCGTGTTTATCATCGCTTTGGCATTTACTTTAAAGAAAGTGGGCTTTATTCAGCCTGAAGAGAGTCGGGTGGTGAATAAGCTGCTGATGAATTTGGCGCTGCCTTGTACCATCATTGTGACCTTTGCTTCGCTTCGCTCCACCGAAAATTTACTTCAAGTGTGCCTATTTGGTTTCGTTGCCAGTTTACTGCCCATTTTAGTGATTTATCGCATGACGACCAAAATGGCGAACTACAGTCGCGCCGTGGTGATGCTCAATATCAGTGGTTTTAACATCGGCTGTTTTGCCTTGCCCTTTGTGCAGCTCTATTTTGGCAATGAGGGTGGCGTATTAGCCACGATTTTTGATAC is part of the Vibrio porteresiae DSM 19223 genome and encodes:
- the msrP gene encoding protein-methionine-sulfoxide reductase catalytic subunit MsrP yields the protein MKKRFQPSVKLTESDVTDEHVYLQRRTLLKSLGFIGLGSLLPTSSQAFSLFNKTEETPTSPFVTQPLSFAKPEKYGSQETLTPYEKVTTYNNFYEFGTSKEDPAKMSQAFKVDPWTLDIDGLVSRPIKLSYDDLVKRFPLEERIYRLRCVEAWSMVIPWIGFPLSELIKQADPLSSAKYVAFETLFDPKQMPGQASRFVGGGLDYPYVEGLTLAEAMHPLTLMSVGLYGKTLMPQNGAPIRLVVPWKYGFKNIKSIVRIRLTDKQPRSTWNELAPNEYGFYANVNPEVDHPRWSQKTERRITAGGLLSTKRIDTQLFNGYSEVASLYSNLDLRKFY
- a CDS encoding protein-methionine-sulfoxide reductase heme-binding subunit MsrQ; this encodes MAMRWTLKLTSWQRVTAKSLIHFVAAGWLILTFWLGVQDELGADPVAGLLHFTGFGAINLLLITLMISPLSRYFGGELIRFRRLIGVYTFVYALCHFLTFAIFILGLNLSQLGATIAERPYITIGFSALLILLALTITSPNAIRRKLGRRWQTLHNLVYLALILMLWHYTWSEKTAWGAPVYYWVGGVMIILIKVQMKFKNRSPLHRR